From Rubripirellula reticaptiva, the proteins below share one genomic window:
- the accB gene encoding acetyl-CoA carboxylase biotin carboxyl carrier protein has product MSKGGKPKDVFDVERIRQIIELMEEHDLSEVDLQQGDEKIKLGRGSTAPVYAAQPMAAAPAAAAPAGGSGEANENAGTITINAPMVGTFYSKANPESPAFVKVGDRVGPDTVVCIVEAMKVFNEIPAECSGTIVAILATDQKPVDFGMPMFRVKPDA; this is encoded by the coding sequence ATGAGCAAAGGCGGAAAGCCAAAGGATGTATTCGACGTCGAACGCATCCGTCAGATCATTGAATTGATGGAAGAACACGACTTGTCGGAAGTCGATCTGCAGCAAGGCGACGAGAAAATCAAGCTTGGCCGTGGCTCGACGGCACCCGTCTACGCTGCTCAGCCGATGGCGGCGGCACCTGCGGCTGCGGCTCCTGCCGGTGGTAGCGGCGAAGCCAACGAAAATGCGGGCACGATCACGATCAACGCTCCGATGGTTGGCACCTTTTACAGTAAGGCCAACCCTGAATCGCCTGCGTTTGTCAAAGTCGGCGACCGCGTTGGCCCCGATACGGTGGTCTGTATCGTTGAAGCCATGAAGGTTTTCAATGAGATCCCGGCTGAGTGCAGCGGAACGATCGTGGCCATTTTGGCGACCGATCAAAAGCCCGTTGATTTTGGAATGCCAATGTTCCGCGTGAAGCCGGACGCCTAA
- a CDS encoding elongation factor P, with translation MLAKDIKTGTVVVHDGNPVIIQGIHVQSPSARGAATLYKFRARNVLTKNKIDITFKGTDNLTEADFSRRDVQVTYTDTTHIHLMDKEDFQDYDLLLEEVENELPFMAEGLEGIRALIYNDACVGIELPATVELTITQCDPGVKGNSATSRNKPATMETGLIVQVPEHIKEGERLKIDTRTGLFLSRA, from the coding sequence ATGCTCGCAAAAGACATTAAGACCGGAACGGTTGTCGTTCACGATGGCAATCCAGTGATCATTCAAGGCATTCATGTCCAGTCGCCTTCGGCTCGGGGCGCGGCGACGCTATATAAATTCCGTGCTCGCAATGTTTTGACCAAGAACAAGATCGACATCACGTTCAAGGGGACGGACAATCTAACCGAAGCGGACTTTTCGCGACGTGACGTGCAAGTGACCTACACGGACACGACGCACATTCATTTGATGGATAAAGAAGACTTTCAGGACTACGACCTGTTGCTCGAAGAAGTCGAAAACGAGCTGCCGTTCATGGCCGAAGGCTTGGAAGGGATCCGGGCGCTGATTTATAACGACGCATGCGTTGGTATCGAATTGCCAGCGACGGTCGAGTTGACGATCACTCAGTGCGATCCCGGCGTCAAAGGCAACTCGGCGACTTCGCGAAACAAACCGGCCACGATGGAAACTGGATTGATTGTCCAAGTGCCTGAGCACATCAAAGAAGGCGAACGATTGAAAATAGATACGCGAACAGGGCTGTTTCTGTCTCGCGCGTAG
- a CDS encoding phytanoyl-CoA dioxygenase family protein yields MQPTNDFAIIPDRASIGSVEREIRFFPTHNDAPRVLSASDIEAWNRDGYLGPLEVYEAAEIAEIRTYFDQLLAQAISEGRDSYSISSAHLKHGGVWDMLTNPRIVGYVSDLLGQDVVGWGAHFFCKMPGDGKSVDWHQDCSYWPLTPTKAVTVWLAIDDSTLENGCMEVYNGSHQFGLIDFETSDSEAGNVLDQSVKHPEKYGTLQQTPIRAGQISIHSDLLVHGSAPNRSKNRRCGLTLRYCPADVTAYLGWNAKGVVVRGAADALDWPGAPRPMAD; encoded by the coding sequence ATGCAGCCGACAAACGATTTTGCGATCATTCCCGATCGAGCCTCGATTGGATCGGTAGAACGAGAAATCCGTTTTTTTCCGACCCATAACGATGCACCTCGGGTACTTAGTGCTAGCGATATCGAAGCTTGGAACCGCGACGGATATTTAGGGCCGTTGGAAGTCTATGAAGCCGCTGAGATCGCTGAGATTCGCACTTATTTCGACCAACTACTGGCTCAGGCGATTTCCGAAGGTCGCGACAGCTACTCGATCAGCAGTGCCCATCTGAAGCACGGCGGAGTCTGGGATATGCTGACCAATCCCAGGATCGTTGGATACGTCAGCGACTTGCTGGGGCAAGACGTGGTTGGTTGGGGAGCACACTTTTTCTGCAAAATGCCTGGTGACGGCAAGAGCGTCGACTGGCACCAAGATTGCAGCTATTGGCCGCTGACACCGACCAAAGCCGTCACCGTTTGGCTTGCCATTGACGATTCGACGCTCGAAAACGGTTGTATGGAAGTCTACAACGGGTCCCATCAGTTCGGATTGATCGATTTTGAAACCAGCGACTCCGAAGCTGGAAACGTGTTGGATCAGTCCGTTAAACATCCAGAAAAGTACGGTACCCTGCAGCAGACGCCAATTCGTGCTGGACAGATTTCGATCCACAGCGATTTGCTCGTTCACGGTTCGGCACCGAATCGAAGCAAAAACCGGCGATGTGGTCTGACCTTACGTTATTGTCCCGCCGATGTGACGGCTTATTTAGGATGGAACGCGAAAGGTGTCGTCGTTCGCGGAGCGGCAGATGCATTGGATTGGCCCGGGGCGCCGCGCCCGATGGCTGATTAG
- a CDS encoding M24 family metallopeptidase — protein MKRIDALASKLDELNVDAMLVSDEQNVRYLSGFTGDSSSLLVTSSETIVLSDGRYETQLADECPSLSTVIRPPEQTLAELTAEVLASSSHKRVGIEANAWPLAAFRKLCDTCQSVQWVETTSVVENQRMIKDADEIETTRTAVQIAQRAYQSLLPMLSGRWTECEVAHELEAKMRFLGAEGCSFSPIVAAGPGGALPHYHPTDRRLGDDATLLIDWGAKYRGYASDLTRTIHRPHASDRFRRAYEAVLEAQLASIDAIGPGVKAAAIDAIAREVLSRHGMAEAFKHGLGHGTGLQIHESPRMSASSTETLEAGMIITVEPGVYFAGEFGIRIEDDILVTESGHEVLSDLPKGLEESAWLL, from the coding sequence ATGAAACGAATTGATGCATTGGCGTCGAAGCTGGACGAACTAAACGTTGACGCGATGCTGGTGTCGGACGAGCAAAACGTTCGTTACTTGTCCGGCTTCACTGGCGACAGTTCGTCGCTGTTGGTGACAAGCAGCGAAACGATCGTGCTGAGCGACGGTCGTTACGAGACACAGCTTGCCGATGAGTGCCCGTCGCTATCCACCGTGATCCGTCCACCAGAACAAACTTTGGCGGAATTGACGGCCGAGGTCTTGGCGTCTTCATCGCACAAGCGTGTCGGTATCGAGGCCAACGCGTGGCCGCTTGCAGCGTTTCGAAAGCTTTGCGATACCTGCCAATCTGTTCAGTGGGTCGAGACGACGTCGGTGGTCGAAAACCAACGGATGATCAAGGACGCCGACGAGATCGAGACGACCCGCACGGCCGTTCAGATTGCTCAGCGGGCCTACCAGTCGCTGTTGCCGATGCTGTCGGGGCGTTGGACCGAGTGTGAGGTCGCCCATGAACTAGAAGCGAAGATGCGATTCTTGGGCGCCGAAGGATGCAGTTTCTCGCCCATCGTGGCGGCCGGTCCGGGCGGTGCGCTGCCGCACTATCATCCGACCGATCGGCGACTGGGCGACGACGCGACGCTCTTGATTGATTGGGGAGCCAAGTATCGAGGATACGCCAGCGATTTGACTCGGACGATTCACCGCCCGCACGCCAGCGATCGGTTTCGTCGGGCTTACGAAGCGGTATTGGAGGCTCAGTTGGCATCGATTGACGCGATTGGTCCCGGCGTGAAAGCTGCCGCTATTGATGCGATCGCGCGAGAAGTCCTGAGTCGTCACGGCATGGCCGAAGCGTTCAAGCACGGACTAGGACATGGCACAGGGCTGCAAATCCACGAATCGCCGCGAATGTCAGCCAGCAGCACCGAAACGCTGGAAGCCGGTATGATTATCACCGTAGAGCCCGGTGTTTATTTTGCGGGAGAGTTCGGAATTCGCATCGAAGACGACATTTTGGTGACTGAGTCGGGGCACGAGGTGCTCAGCGACCTGCCAAAGGGCCTCGAAGAGTCCGCCTGGTTGCTGTAA
- the accC gene encoding acetyl-CoA carboxylase biotin carboxylase subunit, protein MFQKILIANRGEIALRIIRACREMGIGSVAVYSQADADSMHVRLADEAYCIGPARSSDSYLKIDQIIAAAEVSGADAIHPGYGFLAENAHFNEVCRSSGFEFIGPSPTAMEKLGDKNTARSMAIASKVPVVPGSDGLIEDGAKALEIAKKIGFPVLIKATAGGGGKGMRVAETEDTLVKAVEQARTEAQAAFGNGGVYLERYVGCPRHIEVQVIADSHGNVCHLFERDCSVQRRHQKLIEEAPSPNLPEARRQEICDAAVRMIRGADYSNAGTVEFIVDQDDNFYFIEVNARIQVEHPVSEMITGVDLIKEQIRVAAGEPLSFKQEDLVVTGHALECRINAENPDKNFQPNPGKITSMFAPGGLGVRFDSHVYSGYSVPPHYDSMIGKLIIHRPTREEAIATMRRALAELQVEGISTTASFHDKVLQHPEFVAGTHDTKFVEREFLS, encoded by the coding sequence TTGTTTCAAAAAATTCTGATCGCCAATCGTGGCGAAATTGCGTTGCGAATCATCCGTGCTTGTCGTGAGATGGGCATTGGGTCGGTGGCCGTTTACAGCCAAGCCGATGCCGATTCGATGCACGTTCGACTAGCCGACGAAGCGTATTGCATCGGCCCGGCTCGCAGCAGCGACAGCTACTTGAAGATTGATCAAATCATTGCCGCGGCGGAAGTCTCAGGTGCTGATGCAATCCACCCGGGCTATGGCTTCTTGGCCGAGAACGCCCACTTCAACGAAGTTTGTCGATCCAGCGGTTTTGAATTCATCGGTCCCAGTCCGACCGCGATGGAAAAACTTGGCGATAAGAATACCGCACGTTCGATGGCGATCGCCAGCAAGGTGCCGGTTGTTCCTGGTAGCGACGGCCTGATCGAAGACGGTGCCAAGGCGCTCGAGATCGCCAAGAAAATTGGTTTTCCCGTGCTGATCAAAGCTACTGCCGGTGGCGGCGGCAAAGGCATGCGAGTGGCCGAGACCGAAGACACATTGGTGAAAGCGGTCGAGCAAGCACGCACCGAAGCTCAAGCAGCGTTCGGCAATGGCGGCGTTTATTTAGAACGATATGTCGGTTGCCCTCGGCACATCGAAGTTCAAGTCATCGCTGACTCGCACGGCAATGTTTGCCACCTGTTTGAACGCGACTGCAGTGTCCAGCGCCGTCATCAAAAACTCATCGAAGAAGCGCCCAGTCCAAACCTGCCCGAAGCACGCCGTCAAGAAATTTGTGACGCTGCTGTTCGCATGATCCGCGGTGCCGATTACAGCAACGCGGGTACGGTCGAGTTCATCGTTGATCAAGACGACAATTTCTACTTCATCGAAGTCAATGCGCGGATCCAAGTCGAGCACCCGGTATCGGAAATGATCACCGGCGTCGATTTGATCAAGGAACAGATTCGCGTTGCGGCAGGCGAGCCCTTGTCGTTCAAGCAAGAAGACTTGGTCGTGACCGGTCACGCGCTAGAGTGCCGCATCAATGCGGAAAATCCAGACAAGAATTTTCAGCCGAACCCGGGAAAGATCACGTCGATGTTCGCGCCAGGCGGATTGGGCGTGCGTTTTGATTCGCACGTCTACAGTGGATACAGCGTGCCGCCGCACTATGATTCGATGATCGGCAAACTGATCATCCATCGGCCGACCCGCGAGGAAGCGATTGCAACGATGCGACGCGCACTGGCTGAGTTGCAAGTCGAGGGGATCAGCACGACCGCTTCGTTCCATGACAAGGTTTTGCAGCATCCCGAGTTTGTCGCGGGGACGCACGATACGAAATTTGTCGAGCGTGAGTTTTTAAGCTAA
- a CDS encoding methyltransferase domain-containing protein yields MLESIVVPANLLTFPLSPDAVRLLRDADERISDFTRRQRPWVENFAVCDFRLVDAALAWIGEADLARGERFCEWGSGFGVVAMLAALRGWDSFGIEVEPVLVDEAQSLAEDHEIEVIFAAGSFIPEGGEDSLQIVDDISHIDMDCPSGYDDLDADVADFDLFFAFPWPGEHAYWEAVFDRYAAEGALLLTYHGIESREVDSLKLQRKVGQIDRIDETN; encoded by the coding sequence ATGTTGGAATCGATCGTTGTTCCCGCCAACTTGTTGACTTTTCCGTTGTCGCCGGATGCGGTGCGGTTGCTTCGCGATGCGGACGAACGAATTTCGGACTTCACGCGTCGCCAGCGGCCCTGGGTCGAGAATTTTGCAGTTTGCGACTTTCGGCTCGTGGATGCGGCGCTGGCGTGGATCGGCGAGGCTGACTTAGCACGCGGAGAGCGGTTTTGCGAATGGGGCAGCGGATTTGGGGTAGTTGCGATGCTGGCGGCTTTGCGTGGCTGGGATTCGTTTGGCATTGAAGTCGAGCCGGTCCTGGTCGACGAGGCTCAGTCGTTGGCCGAAGATCACGAAATCGAAGTCATCTTTGCCGCCGGCAGTTTCATTCCCGAAGGCGGTGAAGATTCATTGCAGATCGTTGACGATATTTCGCACATCGACATGGATTGCCCGAGCGGATACGACGATCTTGATGCGGACGTGGCTGACTTTGATTTGTTTTTCGCCTTTCCATGGCCAGGCGAACATGCTTACTGGGAAGCGGTCTTCGATCGCTATGCGGCGGAGGGTGCGTTGTTGTTGACGTACCACGGAATCGAAAGTCGTGAAGTCGACAGCTTGAAATTGCAACGTAAGGTTGGACAAATTGACCGGATTGATGAAACGAATTGA
- a CDS encoding exonuclease/endonuclease/phosphatase family protein: MINIFGNSRRTRRSRETSVNLDVPLLRWIGPVTTVVAFFVICGMVLSGQINLSALDRFGNDTEGSLITSTPVSLDKPLEKSADTIRIGTLCLDGFANASQVTPPQVAALANIISQFDVLALQGIDPADSSPIRLAVESLRRSGANYVANVSNPVGRAGHFQAYAMIWDDTRIISPPGSIGVVEDRSDRMLFEPMYGSFESRVGLTDGRSPLRFTLINAYAMPPSNINPAGDIAVLDDVFTSVRNYGYETTGEEDCILVGNLGVERLRLGELGQIAGIQSIAGGEGTSQHILLDPRFTSEYGGKSGQLETMPLAGIATEFPLWAELSVNEVPR, translated from the coding sequence ATGATCAACATTTTCGGCAACAGCCGTCGCACTCGCCGTAGCCGCGAAACCAGCGTCAATCTGGACGTGCCGTTGCTGCGTTGGATCGGTCCCGTCACGACTGTGGTGGCATTCTTTGTGATCTGCGGAATGGTGCTTTCCGGCCAGATTAACCTTTCCGCTCTCGATCGCTTTGGCAACGACACCGAAGGCTCACTCATCACGTCGACACCAGTTTCGCTGGATAAGCCGCTTGAAAAATCAGCAGACACAATTCGTATTGGAACCCTGTGCCTAGACGGCTTTGCCAATGCGTCCCAGGTCACGCCGCCCCAAGTTGCTGCGCTCGCTAACATCATTTCGCAATTTGATGTACTTGCTTTGCAAGGTATCGACCCGGCTGATTCGAGCCCCATACGGTTGGCCGTCGAAAGCCTCCGGCGATCAGGCGCTAATTACGTCGCCAATGTCAGCAACCCAGTCGGCCGAGCGGGCCACTTCCAAGCCTATGCAATGATTTGGGACGACACTCGCATCATCTCGCCGCCCGGTTCGATCGGTGTGGTTGAGGACCGATCCGATCGAATGCTGTTCGAACCGATGTACGGATCCTTCGAGTCTCGGGTCGGTTTGACCGATGGCCGCAGTCCACTAAGATTCACGCTTATCAACGCCTATGCGATGCCACCAAGCAACATCAATCCAGCAGGCGACATTGCGGTGCTCGATGATGTCTTCACGAGCGTTCGCAACTACGGCTACGAAACGACGGGGGAGGAAGACTGCATCTTGGTTGGCAATCTTGGCGTCGAACGCTTGCGACTAGGCGAGCTCGGACAAATCGCCGGTATCCAATCGATCGCCGGCGGCGAAGGAACCAGCCAGCATATCTTGCTTGACCCACGATTCACATCTGAATACGGCGGCAAATCGGGGCAATTGGAAACAATGCCGCTAGCAGGAATCGCAACCGAATTCCCGCTGTGGGCTGAACTGAGTGTGAACGAAGTTCCGCGATAG
- the lpxD gene encoding UDP-3-O-(3-hydroxymyristoyl)glucosamine N-acyltransferase has product MRPAPCLYTKVRSADSKYSNLNTAIQTQPPAGNTMQLEQIAAMVDGRLVCDSSNLDAICVGTNPPDQAGTGEITMLDDPKRAETVAGLIADSGVIAIMTSTEADNFPCAQIVVDNPHTAFATVVAHYRPPVDQSMLADRIDPTAQIDPTASIHPSAIIGAGASIGARTRIAPGVVVMPRCTIGEDCVLYANVTLYEYTSLGDRVVIHAGTVIGAHGFGYRQQNGRHVPTAQLGYVAIESDVEIGASVTIDRGTYGATRIGEGTKIDNQVMIAHNCQIGRHNLLCSQVGIAGSSRTGDYVILAGQVGLKDHISLGDHAIVGAQAGVMDDCPGNQVYLGSPATPQREQMQIMAVERKLPEMRREVKKLRRDFDALIASIEQSKSGESKAGGDAEPNRNAA; this is encoded by the coding sequence ATGCGACCCGCACCTTGTTTGTATACGAAGGTTCGAAGTGCCGATTCAAAATACAGCAATCTGAATACAGCGATCCAGACACAGCCGCCCGCGGGGAATACGATGCAGCTAGAACAAATCGCCGCGATGGTGGACGGTCGCCTCGTCTGCGACTCATCCAATCTAGACGCCATCTGCGTCGGCACCAATCCGCCCGACCAAGCCGGGACGGGTGAAATCACGATGCTAGACGATCCCAAACGGGCCGAAACGGTTGCAGGCTTGATCGCGGATTCGGGCGTGATCGCGATCATGACGTCCACGGAAGCCGACAACTTCCCGTGTGCTCAAATCGTCGTCGATAACCCTCATACTGCTTTCGCGACCGTCGTGGCCCATTATCGGCCGCCAGTCGATCAGTCGATGTTGGCCGACCGAATCGACCCGACGGCCCAAATTGATCCGACGGCATCGATTCACCCTAGCGCAATCATCGGTGCGGGCGCTTCGATTGGTGCTCGCACGCGAATCGCGCCGGGCGTCGTGGTGATGCCACGCTGCACGATCGGTGAAGACTGTGTCCTGTATGCGAACGTCACACTCTACGAATACACCTCGCTGGGCGACCGAGTCGTCATCCACGCAGGCACGGTGATTGGCGCCCATGGTTTTGGCTATCGCCAGCAAAATGGCCGCCACGTTCCAACCGCCCAGCTCGGCTATGTCGCGATCGAATCGGACGTCGAAATTGGCGCCAGTGTCACGATCGACCGTGGTACGTACGGCGCAACACGAATCGGCGAAGGCACCAAAATCGACAACCAAGTCATGATCGCCCACAACTGTCAAATCGGACGCCACAATCTGCTGTGCAGCCAAGTGGGGATCGCTGGCAGTTCACGAACCGGCGACTACGTCATCCTGGCGGGCCAAGTTGGACTGAAAGATCACATCTCGCTGGGCGATCACGCGATCGTCGGCGCCCAAGCTGGTGTGATGGACGATTGTCCGGGCAACCAAGTTTACCTTGGATCGCCTGCGACGCCTCAGCGCGAACAGATGCAAATCATGGCGGTTGAACGCAAGCTTCCCGAGATGCGACGCGAAGTCAAGAAACTGCGGCGTGACTTTGACGCTCTGATTGCAAGCATCGAACAATCAAAATCCGGCGAATCGAAAGCTGGTGGTGATGCCGAACCGAATCGAAACGCCGCATAA
- the metF gene encoding methylenetetrahydrofolate reductase [NAD(P)H]: MSLISHYEGASCAISFELFPPKTEEGMEAMADNVRRLCEFNPSYFTCTYGAGGSTRGTTLSVLKKVREITNLPVASHLTCVGSTVAELDSYLNEATEQGVDYIVALRGDPPKGTDKFVPVEGGLRYANELVEVINAKFSKLGIAVAGYPEVHQESPDAKTDLENLKRKVDAGADIIITQLFYDNIDYFRFRDRCVAAGINVPIVPGILPVTNFKQAQRIAAMCKASIPYELEQSMNSHDDAGDQFRIGVDHARKQTINLMEHGVPGIHYYVLNKSDAATALLDGLQMVS, from the coding sequence ATGAGTTTGATTTCCCACTACGAAGGCGCCAGTTGTGCAATCTCGTTCGAACTTTTTCCACCCAAAACCGAAGAGGGGATGGAAGCAATGGCCGACAATGTGCGGCGGTTGTGCGAGTTCAACCCGAGCTACTTTACCTGCACCTACGGGGCGGGCGGTTCAACTCGTGGCACCACGTTGTCGGTGCTAAAGAAAGTTCGCGAAATCACAAACTTACCCGTCGCTTCTCACCTGACTTGTGTCGGATCGACGGTCGCTGAATTGGATTCATACTTGAACGAAGCCACCGAGCAGGGTGTCGACTACATCGTTGCTCTTCGTGGCGATCCGCCAAAAGGCACCGACAAGTTCGTTCCTGTCGAAGGCGGTTTGCGATACGCCAACGAGTTGGTCGAGGTCATCAACGCTAAGTTCTCTAAGTTGGGGATCGCCGTTGCTGGCTACCCCGAAGTTCACCAAGAGTCGCCGGATGCCAAAACCGATTTGGAAAACTTAAAGCGCAAAGTCGACGCCGGCGCCGACATCATCATCACGCAGTTGTTCTACGATAATATCGACTATTTCCGATTTCGTGATCGTTGCGTGGCGGCGGGGATTAACGTGCCGATCGTTCCGGGGATCTTGCCGGTCACGAATTTCAAGCAAGCTCAACGGATCGCGGCGATGTGCAAAGCCAGCATCCCTTACGAACTTGAACAATCAATGAACAGTCACGATGATGCCGGTGACCAGTTCCGCATTGGCGTTGACCATGCTCGCAAGCAAACCATCAACTTGATGGAGCATGGCGTGCCCGGCATCCACTACTACGTGCTGAACAAGAGCGACGCAGCAACCGCATTGTTGGATGGCCTACAGATGGTCAGTTAG
- a CDS encoding class II fumarate hydratase — MTDFRTERDSMGEVRVPADAFYGAQTQRAVENFPISGWRLPPAMVSAMGLVKYACGVANRDLGKLTGSGKNPMLDGQVDAMLQAAMEIADGKLSDQFPIDVFQTGSGTSSNMNINEVISNRAIEIVGGDRLATEKPIHPNDHVNMGQSTNDTFPTAIHVAAAIQIETKLLPALRRMHAALADKAKKWDKIIKIGRTHLMDATPLRLGQEFGGFARQLELSIARAEAARDAVLELPVGGTAVGSGINTHPEFGSRVASVLAEKTGIAFVEAANHFEANAQRDAVVHSHGELKCIAQTLFNVANNIRWLGSGPRCGFFEVILPSRQPGSSIMPGKVNPVMCESMMQLAARVMGNDTCITVSGASGGNFQLNIMMPVMADTILESVHLLSQGTEAFVEFCLDGLEANEEACEASVEKSLSMCTSLNALIGYDQAAKLAKEAFASGQTIRELCRDKGILPEETLKEALDPWTMTEPQA, encoded by the coding sequence ATGACTGATTTCCGAACTGAACGCGATTCGATGGGCGAAGTTCGCGTTCCTGCAGACGCTTTTTACGGGGCCCAGACCCAGCGAGCGGTTGAGAACTTCCCGATCAGTGGATGGCGACTTCCACCGGCGATGGTTTCGGCAATGGGATTGGTCAAATACGCCTGCGGCGTCGCCAACCGAGATTTAGGCAAACTAACCGGTTCTGGCAAGAATCCAATGCTCGATGGCCAAGTCGACGCCATGTTGCAAGCGGCCATGGAAATCGCCGACGGCAAGTTAAGCGACCAGTTTCCAATCGACGTCTTTCAGACCGGAAGTGGCACAAGCAGCAATATGAACATCAACGAAGTGATCAGCAATCGTGCGATCGAGATCGTTGGTGGCGATCGACTGGCAACTGAAAAACCGATCCACCCCAACGACCACGTGAACATGGGGCAGAGCACAAACGATACGTTCCCAACCGCGATCCATGTCGCGGCGGCCATCCAAATCGAAACCAAACTGCTTCCGGCGCTTCGTCGCATGCATGCCGCGCTGGCAGACAAAGCAAAAAAGTGGGACAAGATCATCAAGATCGGCCGGACTCACTTGATGGACGCGACGCCGCTGCGATTGGGACAAGAGTTTGGCGGCTTTGCCCGACAGCTTGAATTGTCGATCGCACGCGCCGAAGCTGCTCGGGACGCAGTCCTAGAACTGCCCGTTGGCGGCACAGCCGTCGGCAGCGGAATCAACACACATCCCGAATTCGGATCTCGCGTTGCCTCGGTTCTGGCTGAAAAAACCGGAATCGCTTTCGTCGAAGCCGCCAACCACTTCGAAGCCAATGCCCAACGCGATGCAGTGGTCCACTCGCATGGCGAGCTGAAGTGCATCGCACAAACACTATTCAACGTGGCGAACAACATTCGTTGGCTGGGCAGCGGTCCGCGCTGTGGATTCTTCGAAGTCATCCTGCCGTCGCGACAACCGGGCAGTTCCATCATGCCGGGCAAAGTGAATCCGGTCATGTGCGAATCGATGATGCAGTTGGCCGCACGCGTGATGGGCAATGACACCTGCATTACTGTTAGCGGGGCGAGCGGCGGTAACTTCCAATTAAACATCATGATGCCAGTGATGGCGGACACGATCCTTGAATCCGTCCATTTACTTTCGCAAGGCACCGAAGCTTTCGTCGAATTCTGCTTGGACGGGTTGGAAGCCAACGAAGAAGCATGCGAAGCGTCAGTCGAAAAAAGCCTGTCGATGTGCACCAGCTTGAATGCGTTGATTGGCTACGACCAAGCGGCCAAGCTAGCGAAGGAAGCATTCGCGTCAGGACAAACCATCCGCGAACTATGCCGCGATAAAGGCATCCTGCCGGAGGAAACTCTCAAGGAAGCTCTCGACCCTTGGACCATGACTGAACCCCAGGCATAG